The genomic window GCCGAACTCAACCGCCCGGCCCGGATGCCGCTGCCCACCTTCGGCCCGGCCATGCTGCTCGGCAGAGAAGGCGCGGCCGAGTTGGCGCTGGCCAGCCAGCGGGTACTCCCCGGCCGACTCCGCTCGGTCGGCCACACCTTCCGCTTCGACGCCCTGGCCGCGGCGCTCGCCCACGAACTCGGCGGGGAGGCCCTCCTGCCGCCCGGAGACGAGGAAGTAGGCTGAGGTAGTTCATCCCCGCCCCTACCGCTGAAAGGACCGTGTCACCGACGTGACCGACATCGACAGCCCCGCCGACTCTGAGCCGGACACCCCCATCGCCGAGGTGACGCCGACGCGCGTGGCAGAAATCTTGCAGGCGGAAGACCTCGAACACCGCCTCGACTCTGCCGCCGTCGGCGCGAACGAGACCCCCGTCACCGTGGTGCGCACCGGCTTCGTCAACTCCGCGGTCTCCTACACCATCGCCGACGACCAACTCGTCATGGAGGCGCTCTGGCGAGGTTTTTTTGACGCTGACCGCGCCGTCCGGTTGCTGGCCTGGATCAACAACTGGAACCAGATGCAATTCGCGCCCACGATGCGCTTTTTCGAACAGGGCGACGGCCTGCTGGTGGCCAGCGCCATCGACATGGTGCCCGTGGCCGCGGGCTTGAGCCGCAATCAGCTCGCCGTGTTCGTCCTCAGCTGCCTGGACAACGTCTCCCGGGCGTTCCGCGAGCTGGGGGAAGATTTCCCTGACCTTGTGACCTGGACGGAGGACGACCATGACCACAGCTGACCTCACCCCCGCCACCATCGATCGCGTGGCTGACGCGATGTCCGGATTCGGCGTCGAGGTGAACAAAGCCGAGCAACTGGAGGTGGCCAAGGCCAACCTCAACGGCCTGTCCGTGACCTTCGCGATCCTGGGTTCGGTGCTCATCGTGCGCGCCGAGGCCGACAGCGGCATCGACACCAAGACCGCGGACGCGACCTGGTACCTGGCGGCCAATCAGCTCAACAGCACCACCGCCAGCGCCCGCGCCGTGATCGTCGACGCCTTCGAAACCCTGGTCGTGCGCACGGAGCGCAGCCTGCCCGTCGCCGCAGGCGTCAGCGACGAGCAGCTCGCCGCCGGCCTGCGGTACTGCGTCGACCAGGTCATCACGACCCACGACGCCCTGCGGACGGTGGCGGAGCAGATCTCCGAGCAGATGGGCGCGCAGACCCCGGAGGCTTAACGTTCTTCCTCGACCCGGCGGAGCAGTTCCGCCGGGTCGTAGTCCGGGCTCGGCCACGGCTGCTGCAGATCGCGCAGCGCGTCGACCAGCAGGTGTTTGATCACCGTGCGGGCGTACTTCTTGTTGTCGCCCGGGACGCAGTACCACGGCGCCTGCTCCGTGGACGTGCGCTCCATGGCCAGCTGGTAGGCCGCCATGTGCTCATTCCACTTGGCGCGCGTCTCCAGATCGCTGGGATGGAACTTCCAGAACTTCTCCGGGTCCTGCAACCTGTCCAGCAGATTCTCTTTCTGAAACTCCGGCGAAATATGCAGCATCACCTTGATGATGCGGGTGCCGAAACCCGCCGCCGCCCGTTCAAAGTCGACGATGGCGCCGTAGCGGCGCTCAATCTCTTCTTCCGGCGCCATCTTTTCCACCCGCTGGACCAACACGTCCTCGTAATGGGAGCGGTCGAAGGCGACGATCTCTCCCCGGGCCGGCATATGCTGCGTGACCCGCCACAGGAAATCGTGCTTGGCCTCCTCCTTACTGGGTTTCCCGAACGCCGCCGTCCGGTAACCGAGCGGGTGCAGCGGTTTGAACACGTGGCGGATCGCGCCACCTTTGCCTGAGGTGTCCATCCCCTGGAGGATCAGCAGCACTGACCCCGTCTCCTGGTTTCCCGTCTTCGCGTTCGCCCAGAGGTTGGTCTGCAGGTCCTCGAGAGTGTCATCGTGCTGCTCGTACTCCTGATCCAGGTCATCGTCGTCGCCCCGGAAGAAAGGGGTGCTGGCGGGATCCACGTCCGCGAGGTCGAAGCCTTCCGTGACCCGCAGTGCGTGAATGTCTTTGATTCTGATTTTCTCCGGCATGCCCGCCCAGTGTAACCATGCCGGGCGGGCCCGCCCATGAAAAAACGGCCGGCCGCAACCCATGCTGCGGCCGGCCGGTGTCTCCGCCCCAGGTCAGGAGCGGGCGTCGGCGTCCTCGCCCAAGTCCTCATCGTCCAGGTCCTCATCATCGACGCCCTCTGCGTCGACGGGCTCCTGGTTCATGGGGTTGTCCGCGGAACGCGACTGGGCGATGTCGTCCAGCACCGCGTGAATGTACGGCGAAGCGGCATCGGTCGAATACTGCGCCGCCATCTCGACGCCGTCGACGACGGCGGTCGCCGGCGGGACGTCCGGATTGAAGAGCAGTTCCCAGGCGCTCACCCGGAGGATGGCGCGGTCGACGGCCGGCAGGCGGTGCAGCTCCCAGTCCTCCGAGAGGTACCGGGCGATCGCCTCATCGATGTCGTCGAGCTTTTCCGCCGCACCCGTGATGATTTCCCGGGTGTACTCGGCCACCGGAGCGACGATGGCGTTGGGGCGGCGCGCCAAGTCCACGC from Corynebacterium maris DSM 45190 includes these protein-coding regions:
- a CDS encoding PPK2 family polyphosphate kinase gives rise to the protein MPEKIRIKDIHALRVTEGFDLADVDPASTPFFRGDDDDLDQEYEQHDDTLEDLQTNLWANAKTGNQETGSVLLILQGMDTSGKGGAIRHVFKPLHPLGYRTAAFGKPSKEEAKHDFLWRVTQHMPARGEIVAFDRSHYEDVLVQRVEKMAPEEEIERRYGAIVDFERAAAGFGTRIIKVMLHISPEFQKENLLDRLQDPEKFWKFHPSDLETRAKWNEHMAAYQLAMERTSTEQAPWYCVPGDNKKYARTVIKHLLVDALRDLQQPWPSPDYDPAELLRRVEEER
- the nusB gene encoding transcription antitermination factor NusB; the protein is MSEATPNNVEPAGSDKINYRRRGARYRARRRAADILFEAESRDVDPVAIVEDRVDLARRPNAIVAPVAEYTREIITGAAEKLDDIDEAIARYLSEDWELHRLPAVDRAILRVSAWELLFNPDVPPATAVVDGVEMAAQYSTDAASPYIHAVLDDIAQSRSADNPMNQEPVDAEGVDDEDLDDEDLGEDADARS
- a CDS encoding YbjN domain-containing protein — its product is MTDIDSPADSEPDTPIAEVTPTRVAEILQAEDLEHRLDSAAVGANETPVTVVRTGFVNSAVSYTIADDQLVMEALWRGFFDADRAVRLLAWINNWNQMQFAPTMRFFEQGDGLLVASAIDMVPVAAGLSRNQLAVFVLSCLDNVSRAFRELGEDFPDLVTWTEDDHDHS